The Loxodonta africana isolate mLoxAfr1 chromosome 5, mLoxAfr1.hap2, whole genome shotgun sequence region CAGAGATTGCAGCCCCTCCGTAGATCTGGTCTGCAGGTGTGGAGCTTCACCCACTTCCTCGGTGTAGAAGGCGCTACAAAATTCATCTGAGGAGACACCTTTCCAAACTTTCTCGCATCTTCTGTCCGTAATAAATCAAAGCCAACTCGTTGctttcgagtggattccaactcatagtgaccctataggaaagactgaactgccccacagggtttgcaaggagcagctggtggattcaactgctgaccttttggttagcagcacagctcttaaccactgtgccaccagggctccatgatagtGAGCAATAAAAgctgtaaaaatgaaaatatccaAGGGCTGCATCCTTCCCATCTGCTGCTAATAGACTCTTTGGGATTAAAAGTTATATAGGTCCTCTACCTTATATAGTTGGGAAGGAATGGTGACTTTTAAGTGTACAGTAATGTGtgtttttgagccctggtggtgcaatggttaagagctataactgctgaccaaaaggtcatcggttggaatccaccaggccctccttggaaaccctatggggccgttctactctttcccatagggttgctatgcgttggaatcaactggacagcagcggctttgggtttttttttttttttttggaatgtgtCTTTTAACAAATGCGTTCACCCATGTAAACGCCACCATCACTTTCCCCCAAAATTCTCATGTtcccaaaccaaaatcaaacccagtgccatcaagagCAGCCAGGCTCTAAAACACTTCACGGCCAGGGCTCATATGCCCAGTTGCCATAAATTCCCCACTTTTTCCCTCCCggggcaaccactaatctgctttttgTTACTATAGATTAGTTTCTCCTCTagagtttcatataaatggaatcatacggtATGTACTCTTTTGTATCTGGCATCTTTCCACagcatgtttttgagattcatccacgttgttgcCTGTCTCAGTGTGTGTTCCTTTTtcctgctgagtagtattctatttgTGTATATACCTATAATTCCATTTTTAATGAGAGAGAGTAACTTTTCAATGCTAGTGGTGCTGACATGTTGTCATATGACATATTGTCATGCTCCCATTTGCAATTTTAAAGAGTAATTTCTAAATTAACACACTGCTCTGCCACTATAGGTCTGTGCAACCGTAGAgaaattgtttgattttttgtggGCCTTCCTCATTTAGAAAGCGAAATGGTTGACTATCTAATTTTGTagctctaaaattttctttttttgacttaGGTAAACTTTGGAGCTCTTATTGTAATGCCTTTGTTTCATTTAGTTATAAAAAACGGTGATCTAAGTGATCCCCTGATGTGGATAGAGGAAAAGATAGTAGCCCCTGAAGGTGAAGTATGCTTAGGGAGCAGAGCCTGCAGGCCATTTGCCTGCTGGGTGGACTGTGTTCGTGGTATGGCATCCTGCCAAGTGGTAGGATTAATTTGGGAGGTAGGTGACCAAATGCAGAGCTATCTCTTTTCCTTTGAGCAaatctaattttattttcctagggctgttttgttttgcttggcTAATAAAAACTACCCAGCCAGTTATAAATATTCTTGTAAACCTCAAAGGTCTTCTTTTCTCCCAGGAATTTTTAATCAAAGAAATTGAAGCTAAAATTGGAATCTGTAGTACAGTCCAGAAAAGATTTAAGACACAGATTTGATAGACATTTAATATAGCTAATCAAGCTCATGATAAACTTCCTCAAGAAGAGcaaaaattctgtattttacagcAAGTCCACATATTCTAAGACAACAGTCCCTtagtccaatttaaaaaaaaaaaaaactttaaactgTTTTTACTCTTGAAGTAATGCTTGTTCtctataaaacaaaattagaaaatccCCATAAGCAAATAagcaagcaaaaaagaaaatgagtggAAGAAGAATATTTTGAAGATGTTTTCCCTGTCAGTGATGTAGAAATTAGAGAAAACATTCTGTTGAACTCTCATGAAAAAACAACTCCTTATACCACATTAAAGTATGTgaaaaattccttaaaaaaagaaaatgaagatcaTTAATAAtctgtataaaaaataaaaaaaactttttttttttttatgttttgggaTAACCACAATTAGATTTTTTACAAATAGCCTTTAagattatgtgtgtatatacttaTAAATTCAAAGGAAAATGGGTGTATTCTATCTAACCTATTTATCAAAACCTTTATTTCACGGGTGAACTTTTAGTCtcaggttaaatgacttgctctGTTACATACCTAGTTAACAGCAAAGTCAGGCCAGCTGACTGCCAAACAAATACTAGAAACAGGTAGACATGGTAGATAGAAGTAACCAATGTTGCTATCTTGGTGTGTTTTTCCTGCTCTTGGgcctcaattttcttttttatcttaaaTTTCCATTTCTTACAGATTTCGACTACTGGGATTATGTTGTTCCTGAACCCAACCTCAATGAGGTGATATTTGAGGAGACAACTTGCCAGAGTTTGGTTAAAATGCTGGAAAACTGTCTGTCCAAATCAAAGCAAACCAAACTCGGTTGCTCAAAGGTTCTTGTCCCTGAGAAACTGACACAGAGGATTGCTCAAGATGTCCTGCGGCTATCCTCCACGGAACCTTGTGGCCTGCGAGGTTGTGTTATGCACGTGAACTTGGAAATTGAAAATGTATGTAAAAAGCTGGATAGGATTGTGTGTGATTCTAGCGTTGTGCCTACTTTTGAGCTTACGCTGGTGTTTAAGCAGGACAACTGCTCCTGGACTAGCTTCAGGGACTTTTTCTTTAGTAGAGCTCGCTTTTCATCTGGCTTCAGGAGAACTCTGATACTCAGCTCAGGATTTCGGCTTGTTAAGAAAAAGCTTTACTCATTGATTGGAACAACAGTCATTGAAGagagctaaaaagaaaaaattaaaaaaaaaaaaaagctctttttaTGATTGGGCAATAAAACTATGCAGCTGCTCAGTTAAAATTATTTGTAGTTTCCCCAGCTTCAACAGAAACCCCAAATTTAGCTGATCTTCCTTTGGTGTTTCCTGTTCACAGCAACCCCAGTTAAAGGGTTGATTTTGTGACTTTTGAAAAATGACACAGGAGTGTATGTTTTATGCCTATATCACATTTTCTAAGAATGGAATGGaataaggaaagaaaggaaacaatctGCTTCAATTTTGTATTTGACTTCACAACTTTTTCCAGATGGTCTTGCTGATAGACTCTCTACACCAAAATTGCCTAGTTTAGATTTTAATgtggtttgttttctttaagttctcTAAGTGATCCTTCCAATCACAGAACTTTACTAAATCCTGTTTAGCCAATCAAAACTTCCAGAAGCCCACACCACCAGTTTCCTGCCCCTACTCAAATTTGAAGGGTTCTTATACAGCAGGGTAGAATTAAGTAGGCAGCCTTAATTAAAATTACCCTAGGCAAGAGTGAATACAAATATCACAGAGACAGCAGAACCACTTCATTGTTTTTTTTGCATCCTCCCCACGCTTGTGTTTTGAAGAGATGGTAAAAAGGTGAACTGCCGTCTTGGCGACCACAGTATTGTTTTAAATGATGTTATGGTACAATATAAGCTCTCAAGCATTGAATGTTGTCTTTAaactagaaaaatggaaaatgttgaactaatttttttgtgtgtagttgATTACTTTTCCACTGAGTGTGTGGTGAATATGGATGGGGAAGGGAAGTAAGTTCTCAGATCCAGTTGCTTCGTGGTTGATTTGATAATCTAGGTTCTTTTCAATATTACATATGCTTAACCTCAGATGAGCCATCTCACCATATCAGTGTTACCTCATCTCTGGCCTTTTCTGGGAACTGAGATACCTCTCCTTAACCAGAATCTTCAAAAAGGATAGCTGCACAgtactacttttaaaattttggaGATCTCGTTTATAGTACAGACTAGAGAGTGAGAATCAAGTTCTAGATACCAGTACACACACCCAGCTTGCTTCAGCTGCCCCTACGGAAACAATAAAGGCCTTAGTTTTTTGTTCAAACCAGCTACATCATtagccattttattttttgttttgtaatgaGAGAATTTAACCACCACATGTCAATGTCCAATTCATCAAGGCCTTCACACCCTTGCTGTAGGTCATGGAAAAGGAGCTTATTCACGTCTCCTGCCCTAGTATTGGCACCGCTTTACCTGAGGCCAGGGTTGGCGACACAGATGCCTTCACCCTGGTGTTACTCACAAGGGAGCGTGATCCTGTTTCTGATCCCATAAGAGATGTAAAATTAGCAAGTGTTCTAATAAATTCAAATGCTTAGGAAGATACCTCACATCTGAACTTTATAGGGATTTGGGCCAGAAGAAGtcaattttgttttgtgtttctaTTCTTCTTTGCCGCTTTAAAGGTCACTGTGTTTCTGTAGTTGTTTCAGTGTCACCCTCACTGTGATGGAGCTTCTCCGGCGTGGATATAGGACCGTTGTCCTTTTTTCACTAACAGTTGTCTTTGGCTCTTGTCTTTTATGCTTACAAAATGGTGATGGCTTATGGAGACTTAATATTCCTGTTAAAGGAAATGAAGGTTTGTCTATTTTTGACAATAAAACATCATATATTTTTacttgtctgctttgtttttttctgagtttATACAACGATCGCCCTAGAATACATTTGGCAGTATTTTGGAAGAACTGACAAAACAATTATGTATTCATTTTTTGATAAAACCAGTTTGTACTCATGACATTCCAACTGTATTTATTGGATCCCTCATTTTCACAATGAAAATgggacaaaaaagagggaaaccctcagtgagctggattgacacaatcgctgcaaaaatggactcaatgaTCATGTGATCATGAAAATGACTCAGTGATCATgaaaatgacacaggaccaggccaggtttcgttctgttatatataaggttgccatgagtcagagccaacttgatggcaactaacaacattcgCTGAATGTGTTTATGTATCAAAAAGTATggattgtttattaattttttaactaTAATATTTTTTACAAGAGGATATTAATAATTTGAGTTTGTTTGGcaaccaccttaaaaaaaaaaatcttactggGTAAAGGCTCTTTCTATAGTTTTCCTAATGACCAAATTCAGACTTATCAAATTGCAAAAGCAAGGTACATTTCCATTTTTATCAATATATTCTATTTGAATACCATGTATTTCTAATTCTACAgttattaatttgaatttttaatttttttcacctATATTTTTTGTCTCCCCAAATTCATGGTCCTTGGCTAATATTTCTTACactagataaaccaaaaaaccataccTCTTGCcaccaagtcggttctgactctagtgactctatatgacagagtagaactgctccataggtttgtAAGGAGttcctggtgtattcgaactgccaactttttggtgagcagccatagctcttaaccactatgtgaccagggtttcctcacattaTTAGATAACTCACATTTAATAAGGTTTGCTATATGGTAGGCACTCTTCTTGGTCCTTTACAAAAATCATCTCATTTACTCCTTAAAACAACCCTATGATATGGATATTGctatcattttatagataaatgACCAGACCTACTGGGGTTAAGTAACCTTTCCAAGACACTACGTTATTGGGAAGAGCTAGGGTTTAAAACCAAGCCAACTCCAGAGGCTACACTCTTAGTTTTACCCACTACACCATGTTGCCTCTGAATATTCAAAGCAGCAGAGAGACACACGTTATCCACATCACAGAAGGCTGTGAAGAGGATGCCAGAAACAGGGACTTAAATATGGGAGGAAAAGAATTCTTGATGTGGTTTATTTTCAGGcaggaaaaaatgataaaaatattgacaattcatcATTCATTGGAGCAGGGCTCTGCTTAAAAACTTCTCCAGATGTTAAAAGGGCACACATTTCTATCCTGGTGCCTTCACTCCTCTCTCATGCAGTTGGCCTGGTTATTTTTCATGTTTCTTCATTATCCACTTTCTGAAAAAACATGTAATCAGTTCCCTTTCTGTCTCAATGGAGGATAAATTGCTAGCTAGGGCATACGATGACCTTTTGAGGAGCAGGATGTCTTGTTTTCCTCCTACTGAtagaaagagtccctgggtggcgcaaatgggtAATGCATtttagctgctagccaaaaggctggaggtttcaaTCCACCCAGAGAGTCCTCAGAAGAAATAACCTGGCtacccacttccaaaaaatcagccattgaaaaccccaaagattgcggttctactgtgacatacacagggtcaccatgagtcagaatcgacttgatggcaactggttggctaATAGAAATATGCTATTATTTCATAGTAAAGAATTCAATCTCCTGAATCTATTTCACCAGTGACATAATCTATACCCTTATGGAATTAGTCTCATGTTCCACTAATGACACTCATCCTATTTGCTAGTAGAGGGAAGTGGAAGTATGAAAAACATAATAGGCCTATTAGGCTCAGTTCTCAATTATCCATATTGTTAAAACAAgttataataacaataataatttaaAGTTCTTTGGTAATGGACTTGGCTTTGACATAGATGTATATGTTCCTCTTCAAGGAAGTGGTAGAGCATGAGATAAGCACATGGACTCTGGATTGCCTAGAATTCCAACACCGAACTTACTCTGTGGTCTTGGGCAACTTACTTAACCTTCCTGTGCCTCAGGAAAAGATAACAGTACCTACCCCATAATATTGTATGGAGGATTAACTAAGAAAATTCATGTAAAACATTTAGGAGTTTGACATGTAGTAAGCACTTCCTGAAATTTATCTATTACTATAAGGTTTTTGTACAACTACCTTGATACCATGTTAACTCCTAGTAGAGTTGTTTGCCTCCTTTCCTAGATTTTAGAGTTTCATGGGAGCAAGGACTATTTATCTTTTATTACTTATGGAATAAAAATCAGTAAATATGTGTTTAAATGAATGAAATCAGAAGAACCGGATGTTTACAGCGAAAAGTACTTGACTTGAGCTAAGTATCAGTCCaatttctactctattttataagTCCACCACCTAAGGGGATTCCTGCTGTACACTCCCTGAGTGGAGAATAGATAGTTCATCTCTGAGGTTAGTAGGAAATGCCAGAATCAGAATTCTGAGCAGAAAtccatgttttgtttttaatttttttccaacaAGTGTGAGGAATGTATTTGTGTTAAGCAAGGCAAAATATAAGTTACTTcacacatttaataaaaatttaaaagcacaTTCTATATATTAGCAAGTGTACTAAGTGCTTATAATTAAACATAATATGCCACATGATACAGATAAATGTGAAAGCAAGATTTTCCATAGTTTGGGTGCCATTCTTGGAAAAGGGGAATTTATCCAACTTTCTTCCAAATAACTCACTTTGCTTTTATCGTAAAATGTGTATACATAATGGCATACATTTAATTATCCGAGGAAAGAACAAAAAAGGAGGTGGGAAGAGAATATCATTTACTTATTAAACaagatagaatccttcaatacacCTGAGTTTATCACACTGACTACAAAAATGGAGGCGGGAACATGCtgaagccccaaaaggtgagacAGGGTGAAAGAACCGTGGGTGAATCAGCCTTGGACACTAAAATGAAATCGTGAATGAGTTTATACTAGTCTACAAACGTAAGGCCTTCAAACTGCAtttccagcagtgtatcagacTAAGTGCCCAGACTAATCTTTTGGCAAAATTACTAAAAGTGCTAGATAtaatataaaaacatttaaacaTGCCCATGTATTGTCAAAAAAAGAATGCAATACTCagactaaaaataaaatgaaggtgAAGACGCAGAGAAATGAGTAGTACAAAGAAGACTTCTTTTACTTTCAGGGCATTTGCCCACCTAAAAAATCTGAAATTTAGTTTTTAAAGCCTCAGAGGCTTAAGGGATAAAAAAGGCAAATCCAAGGGCCCAGTGAAGGCAAAAAGCCCCTCTAGTGCACCAGGGACCCCAAAAGGCTGAACCTTTAGAGTACATGTGAACTAGATCATTGTTTCCCATCTTTTTTCATTattgtcagcagtttgaacccattcagctggtccatgggaaaaagacctggcaatctgcttccataaagattacagccgagaagaccctgtggggcagctacgctctgtcatgtggggacactattagtcagaatcaactggacagcacttaacaccaacaacaaaagaagataaaagtgaCACTGGATTGAAAGTTGAGATGCAAAAAGTAATACAGACCAAAAACTTATAATTTGTGAGTAAATCCAAACAAATATTcattatataaaaccaaaaaatatatatatatataaaatcttgtgatggttaaaagaaaaacaagaacaaaaacatatAAGAAAATAGCATAAAATTTGATAAAGGGTGGTTGGAGGTAGCatagaggagccctagtggcacagtggttaaagcacttggatgTATgtgggttggaacccaccagctgctcctggggagaaaaatgtagcagtctgcttccgtaaaggtcacagccttggaaaccctgtggggcagttctcctctgtcctacagggtcattgtgagttgaaatcaacttgacggcagtaagtttggttttttggtttggaggtaGTATTTTAAGGTTCTTATATTGTTAGGAAAGAGAGTAAGAATATTGATTCATTTCAGACTTTCACAAAATAAGTATTCCTGTTATAAATCTCTATGATAATATGAAGATTACTAAGatactgtttttttaaaatagaaagatGTGGACACAACTTCCAAAATAGTAGTGGAAACAAAtggggtgatttaaaaaaaaaaaaaaagatccacaaGAAAGGTAAGattgacaaaaacaaaaatatagacAACACAGGACAAAGAGAAAGCATAAATAaggtagaaatatatatatatataaaatagtagTTGCAAAAAGCATAAACAAACCCAAAATGGtcagaatggattttttttaatccatctaaATGCTAACTATGCCACAAACACTTAAAACATCAGAATTTAGAAAAGATGAAAGTAAAGGATAGAAGAGTTATGTAAATGCAAATAATAATCAAAGGTatcaagaaattaaaatttaaggtAAAAGCATTAATAGTTCTGCCACAATTTGAAAGCAACTGATAATATtgtatcaaaatatatttttaaaaaattggcagaAAAAGAGAAAGTTTTATTAAATATGCAGTTGTAGCTGGACATTTTAACAGagattaagcagaaaaaagtaagGATATAAAggatgtggagtccctgggcggtgcaaatttGTTAAGCATTTgcctattgtcatggattgaattgtgtctcccaaaaatgtgtgtcaacttaactAGACCATGAcactcagtattgtgtggttgtcctccattttgtgatctgatgtatttatactaaaaaaaaataaatcctaatctctatgatattaatgaggcaggattataggcaattatattaatgagacaggacagaatctacaggattaggttatatcttgagtcaatctcttttgagatataaagacagaagtgagcagagaggagagagacctcataATGCCAAGAATGAACAAGCAGGAGGGGAttgcatcctttgggcccagggtccctgcactgagaagctcctagaccagaggaagattgatgacaaggacttccccccagagccaacaatgaaagaaagccttcccctggagctggcaccctgaatttggacttttatcctcctagactgtgagagaataaatttcactttgttaaagccatccactcatggtatttctattatagcagcactagataactaagacaactactaatcaaaatgttggtagttccaactcacccagaggtacctcagaagaaaggtatagtgacttgcttccaaaagatcacagccttgaaatccctataGAGCACACTTCCGCTCTGCgacacatagggttgccgtgagtcagaattgacagcaactggtttttagtttgtttgtttgttttggtatagaGAATTTAATAATATAATTAACAAGTGAATCTAATGGACTTATATAAAACATTGTATTCTAAAGCTGCAGATTACATAAACATGTACAGAATATTAATGAAAATCGACTATAAGatagaagaaggaaaatgaaaagaaagtgggagaatttgtttttctggtttttaagAATTATTGCAACATGCTAACTGCTGTAACGACTTCCAAATCTCAAAGACTTCACTTAATAAAATTGTATTTCTAACTCATATCGCAGTCCAAGGCAGGTTGGTGGCAGATGAGGAGAGAAGGGTAGGTAGGGCTGGGTTGGGAGGAGCAATGGGCTTTCTCTCATGGATAGGCTCTGCCATTGTTTATAGATTCAGAATACTTTGTTGGATTTTCTTCATTTGCCACagacaaaaaataagaaaaacacaaacaatgcaaaaaatcaaaataaagtgcactttacagaaaaggaaatctATATGGCCAATTAACACTTGAAAAGTTGCTCAATCTCGCTAGTAATCACAGAAAAATAAAGTCAACACACAATGAGACACAAATGTATACACATTgatattggttaaaaaaaattaagtttggtAGTTGCAAATGTTAGAGAGGATATGAGGAAAAACATTTTTCAACATACTCGTATGAGTATTAATGCATTCTGGCATTCTTTTGTTTCAATTAGCAATTCCATTTTTAGTTATCAAACCAAGACCAGTGttcttcagactttttttttgctcattgcacatctgaaataatttattaaaatatgccCTCTACCATATTTTTAAGTTGCCATCCAAATTTTTTAccttaaatttaaaaagttttaaaagataTAAGTTCCAGTATGTGGTAAATACTGAcctttttaaataaaactatCGCATCATCTTGTTAAATGTTTCCAGTGCATGTAAATAACATAGTAATTTAATATAcaccatctcaaaaaaaaaaaaaatttttttttttatttagaaaacacTAAAACAAAGtcttcaacaaaataaaattgtcTCCTTGTTCCTGTAtctttttaaagtctattttttacactgaattttaccttgttgttgtgtgtcacggagttggttccaacacatagcgacgctataggacagagaagtgccccacagggtttccaaggctgtagtctttacccAAGCTGacggccacacctttctccctcgcagcagctggtgggttcaaaccgcccacattttgctttggttagcagcagagtacttaaccattacaccagtAGGGCTCCTTGAATTTTACCTTAAACCAAACcacatcaaacccattgccattgcgtcgattctgattcacagcaaccttacaggacaaggtagaactgccccatggagtttccaaggagcacctggtgaattcgaactgctgactttttggtttgcagctctaccacttacccactatgctaccaggatttTCTTagggtaataattttttttaagactttcaTTAAAGATTCTGTATAACAAGATTATAAATTAAAAtcaaatttttagaaaatttccTGCAACCATAAGACTTAAAATGCTAATCGTgttgattaaggagccctggtgacccaatggtttacaaataataatacagtgaaacccatgagagctggaactcgacaggactgccttgtttttctggttcTCACAGGTTTTCTGCCTtcgacagggtgcagtcttaccacttttctatcactattagtggaaaatatttgagttttctttctctgacaggtttccgccttacacaggttccggcttttgaaggttttactgtagtacacaatgataaaaacgttaagtatgttttcaaattttataaATACTATTGttaccacattttaaaaaaaatgagataaaatcaAAGAGGTTTATTCCAAGCAAAGATTACAGTACAAACTGGGAACAACACAGCTCATTAAGATGAGACAGCGGTGTCCGAAGAGAGGGTCTGAATTGGGGATAATTATACTACTgcggactgaagaagaattgatgcctttgaattgtggtgttggctaagaatattgaacataccatggactgccaaaagaatgaataaatctgtcttggtacatccagaatgcttgttagaagcaaggatggcaaggctacatctcacgtactttggacatgttatcagaagggatcagtccctggagaaggacattgtgtttggtaaaggagagggtcagcgaaaaagaggaagaccccctacgagatggattgacgcaatggcttcaacaatgggctcaagaataatgacgagacagtgtttcattctgttgtgcatagggtcactagagtcagaaccgactcagtggcacctaacaacaacaacagcaggtaTAGGGACAGGTTCCTCTTGATTGGTGCATCCCTGATTAGGGAAGTTGAAGGCGAGATCCTGCAGAGGTGGGGAAAGTGTACCTTATTGATTCAGAGGCTATAATGGCAAGACATTGATTGGTCATTATTAAAATTAGTAATGATTAAAATGAGGGATTACAGATAGTTTCACAGGATGCTTAGGTAATGGTCACAAGATGCTTACATGCAGTTTCTTTGTTTatcttacaaaaagaaaaagtaccTTGCTAGCAACAGCACTCTTGTGGAGTATGGGTATTTTGAGAGCTGCAGATGGTCACTTGGTTAACACCCCTGGAgcatatggtttcacatcctggttttgaccaccgaggaaaaacatgttttctAGAAAAAGCATAGCTGTTGGTTTAGAGATCCAGATTAGGATTAGGTAACATGGTCAGCATATTATGCTTCCAGTCTACTGCCTGCACAGAAAGCTGTCTTTTCCTGAGACactaataaatataaaaagtaataaaCTATATATTAGTGAGATGACTTTTTAATTTGTTAATCTATGACTAATGATTACTTTTTGCTAGAATTAGAGAGTTCAGTATCATTTCCTATTTTTTGTTTCTATAGATGTAAGCTGTGAGAAACCATGTTTATATAAATAAGCAGATGGGCACGAAGGAGATTTGGTTATTACAATATCACCCATTCTTAGAACTACTTTCAAGGTATATGTCAAAATCAAATAAATATCTATTACCGAAAATCCTTTTCAATGACCACTCAGCAGATAATTAGGTTTTCTTTTAATATCATTGTAATCAAAGAAAATCACCTGACTTGCATAAGGATTTGTTATTTAGGCATTAGAGTAATTTGTTTTCTCGATATTACCCTATAGTAATATTTAAACTGTCCCTTTGTTAGGTGCCCCAGGCATTTTTGCACCCCAGGATAAAGCATGATA contains the following coding sequences:
- the DDIT4L gene encoding DNA damage-inducible transcript 4-like protein; this translates as MVATGSLSSKNSANISELLDRGFHPGSLLSDFDYWDYVVPEPNLNEVIFEETTCQSLVKMLENCLSKSKQTKLGCSKVLVPEKLTQRIAQDVLRLSSTEPCGLRGCVMHVNLEIENVCKKLDRIVCDSSVVPTFELTLVFKQDNCSWTSFRDFFFSRARFSSGFRRTLILSSGFRLVKKKLYSLIGTTVIEES